DNA from Thermus islandicus DSM 21543:
GGTGTTCCAGGACGACTCCGTGAAGAACTGGGCGGGGCTTTTTGGCAGGCAGGTCCACTCCTCGGGGATAGGCGGACTGAAGTCAAGGTTGAGGCGTAGCCTTGAGACGCCTATCGTCGTGGAGAGGTTCGAGCCTACCACCAAAGAGTGCTACGCCTGCGGGAGGCGGCATGCGCTTTCCCTATCGGACAGGGTCATCGAGTGCGGTTGCGGCTGGAAGTGCGACCGGGATGTAAACGCCGCGCTGGTCGTTTTGAGGAAAGGGCTTGGCCTGAGCCCCCATCAGGCCGTAGGGCTGGACCGGCCCGAGCTTAAGCCCCTGGAGAGGGAAGCCGCTATGCGGGTGCTGGGGAGCCATCCCTACATCCGCGTCAGCTTCCCTCAATGGGGAAGCCTGCCCCTTTAGGGGTGGGAGGAGGTCACGTGGACTTCTTCACGGGGCAGATGGGGCTTCCCCGGCTGTGGCTTCCCGCCTGGAAAGCTTAGGGGTTAAGAGCAACCCCCGGGGGCTCGCCTCGGGGGTTAATCTTGGAGATATGGCGCTCAGCAACCGGGAGATGGTGGGAAAGGGCTTGGACCTCCTCAGGTCGGGCCTTAAACCCTTCGTGGAGCGGGAGTATCGGCGGGTCTACAGCGAGGACTGGCCCAGGGAGGCGGCGGAGGTTCTCAGGGGGGACAAGGCCTCCCTCCAGGACCCCGACGTCCAGGCTCTCCTCAAGCTCATGGACTACCGCTGGGGCGAGGTCTTTGACGAGAAGCTCGGGCGCTGGGGCCGGACCTTGGTGAAGGAGCTTCTGGAGTTCCGCAACCGCTGGGCCCACCAGGGCGCCTTCTCCTTTGAGGACGCCCACCGGGCTCTGGACAGCATGACCCGCCTCCTGGAGATGATCGCCGCCGAAGAGGCCCGGGAAACGGGCCGCCTTGCCCGGGAGCTCCTGAGGCGCCGCTTTGAGGAGGAGACGAAGCGGGAGGTGGAACGGGCGGTCAAGCAGTCCCCGGCCGCCCTTTCCCAGGGGCTCAAGCCCTGGCGGGAGGTGGTCACGCCCCACCCCGACGTGGCCTCGGGGCGGTACAGCGAGGCCGAGTTCGCCGCCGACCTAGCCCAGGTTCACCGGGGCGAGGCCGGGGAGGAGTACCAGAACCCCCTGGAGTTCTTCCGCCGCACCCACCTTACCACGGGGCTCAAGCGGCTTCTCCTCACGGCCATCCGCCGCCTCGCGGGGGAGGGAGGAGACCCGGTGGTGGAGCTCCAGACCCCCTTCGGGGGCGGCAAGACCCACTCCATGCTGGCCCTCTACCACCTCTTTGGGGGAAAGGTGGACCCGCGGGAGGTGCCTGGTCTGGAGGACCTCCTCGCCCAGACGGGGGTGCAAGGGGTGCCGGTGGCGCGGCGGGTGGTCTTCGTGGGCACGGCCTATAGCCCCGCCCG
Protein-coding regions in this window:
- a CDS encoding zinc ribbon domain-containing protein, which translates into the protein VFQDDSVKNWAGLFGRQVHSSGIGGLKSRLRRSLETPIVVERFEPTTKECYACGRRHALSLSDRVIECGCGWKCDRDVNAALVVLRKGLGLSPHQAVGLDRPELKPLEREAAMRVLGSHPYIRVSFPQWGSLPL